A genomic segment from Ruegeria sp. TM1040 encodes:
- a CDS encoding type I polyketide synthase — MDKKTPNDAFSPDDIAVVGMSVALPGAASVQEYWTNLRDGIESIQSVDEDSLLSAGERAETLRDPNYVPSCAPLDGFDEFDAEFFGFSPKEAAILDPQHRKFLEVAWGAMEDAGHTPESLKGQVGVYAGCGMGSYFYFNICSNPDLVDDVGMFLLRHTGNDKDFLTTRVSHVFDLKGPSVNVQTACSTSLVAIHYAAEALRNGECDMALAGGVTIELPQGRGYLYKENEILSPDGHCHAFDHRAQGTVFGSGAGAVALRRLGDAVADGDHIWAVIKGSAINNDGAAKAGYLAPSVDGQSAAVRKALTAARVNPETIDYVECHGTGTYIGDPIEVAALTEAYRDGTDAKGYCRIGSVKTNIGHLDTAAGVAGFVKTALALEHKTLPPSLGFEKPNPTIDFETSPFQVNDALRPWMSHKGPRRAAVNALGVGGTNAHAILEEAPVRAASEESDFPFQVLCLSGQTKAALEANTQNLIAYLRANPEVELADVAFTLKEGRRGFAKRRVVVAETATEAADKLEAANPREVFTHDHLGPQPETVFMFPGGGAQFAGMARDLYETEPVFADWMDQGLDHLEKSLDFDIRALWLPEPGEEASANAALLKPSVQLPLIMIVEYALAQLWISWGVRPAAMVGHSMGENTAACLAGVMRFEDCIDLVQLRGRLFDTIEPGGMLSISLPLAEVETLVGEDLDIASVNAPELTAVSGPNDRLDALSEQLRARGVEFQRIPIDIAAHSRMLEPILGAYGDFLRRLDLQPPTLPVMSNRTGQPLTAEQAMSADYWVEQLRNTVRFADCIETLGATKGRVYLEVGPGKALSALAQMSPEVAPGQVLSSLRHPDQDIADDAYFFGVIGRLWACGVEADWPQVWGDAQRNRLSLPTYAFQRNRYFIEPGKSVQQPEAALPEHHKDMADWGYRPAWRPRLADCALDIENDLALEPHSWLIFEDTTGQGAACAEALLAAGHRVARVRAGDTYAQLAPDLYQLAPEEGRFGTEALLADLTEAGYFPDRIAHFWLVTETEEYRPGSSFFDRNVEMGLMSLTALGQALAQADLPHSVHLSVMTTGAMQVHGESLPYPEKAMISGPAGIIPREIPGVTVATCDIELPQAPTGWNALLGGSAPACITTRLLEELLAMPGNHSAAWRGEKRFELDYRPLPLSEPDARDLPLKKGGHYLLTGGYGGIGLTIAEHLMRTYEARVTLLSRETLPPRADWGRELRRRSPSDRIAQRIRAVQKLEATGRGEVLTLSADVCNLQEMRDAAEAASAAFGPISGLFHGAGFIADAPLLAKTDRQIAEVLAPKVSGLRVLDQVFPDGTIDLMVLFSSSSTVTRPAGQVDYVAANEFLNAWAKSRQGAQTHVVALDWGIWADTGMAADAMAARRGSAAPSEPQPSEAALWQTQGFDRNGTPIFKSRFEADKHWLLDEHRTKDGRALIPGTGNVELIAEGLTALDVSPPFEIRDLYFLQPFVVEDGSPREAVMHLAPTQGGYDVQIHAETSEGYARTAEAEVVSRALDAETPQLSLEAIAARCTPKAADPASERLTSPQEANLRFGPRWHVLQSMALGRDEGLAKLSLPDLADQDGTLLHPGLLDLATGWAIELAPGYEPSTLWVPVSYGSIRVHAPLVKTVFSHVRLAQEGGERGSVLFDITLCDETGNVLVEISHFRMQQLSGGFDLLPARTDTTAAALGLTSEAEIQPLSPDERRLLANLENGIRSEEGGAALERALAAKQPQVIVSSLDLSALRAQAENGAEITSESEGQSFERPDLDTDYVAPSTETEETLAGHFASLLGLSRVGVEDSFFDLGGHSLIAVRLFAQIKRSFGVEFAMSVLFDAPTVGALAQRIDKEAGPPAVTVTSTSDTETTTPQSYSHLVRLAPGENGEAAPMFIVAGMFGNVLNLRHLAQILGEDRPVYGLQARGLIGADEPHERIEDAARDYIAEMRLVQPEGPYLIGGFSGGGITAYEIAQQLKASGDAVDALVLLDTPLPVRPDLKPIDKTLIKIAEIRAKGPGFVTEWARNRIAWEIRKRQSRPSEGAENAGFNNRKIELAFLRAVASYTVQPWNGPVTLYRPVLDQHWKVSGGQWVSREREYVYPDNDWKQFAPALDVCEVPGDHDGMVLAPNVSVLGKKIRDLLAATNSRATRPHDSSKAAE, encoded by the coding sequence ATGGACAAGAAGACACCAAACGACGCGTTCAGCCCGGACGATATCGCCGTAGTCGGCATGTCGGTCGCTTTGCCGGGGGCAGCATCGGTTCAGGAATACTGGACCAACCTGCGCGATGGGATCGAGTCGATCCAGAGCGTCGATGAAGACAGTCTTCTTTCCGCTGGCGAGCGGGCGGAGACGCTGCGCGATCCCAATTATGTCCCCTCATGCGCGCCGCTAGATGGATTTGATGAATTTGATGCGGAGTTCTTTGGGTTTTCACCCAAAGAGGCGGCGATCCTGGACCCCCAGCATCGCAAGTTTCTCGAGGTGGCTTGGGGCGCAATGGAGGATGCGGGGCATACCCCAGAGAGCCTCAAAGGTCAGGTGGGCGTCTATGCGGGCTGCGGCATGGGCAGTTATTTCTATTTCAACATCTGCTCGAACCCAGATCTGGTGGATGACGTTGGCATGTTCCTTTTGCGCCACACCGGCAACGACAAGGACTTTCTCACCACCCGTGTGAGCCATGTCTTTGATCTAAAAGGGCCATCGGTCAACGTTCAGACCGCTTGTTCGACCTCGCTGGTTGCGATCCATTACGCCGCCGAGGCGCTGCGCAATGGCGAGTGCGACATGGCTCTGGCGGGGGGGGTGACGATCGAGCTCCCGCAGGGGCGCGGCTACCTCTACAAGGAAAACGAAATCCTGTCGCCTGATGGTCATTGCCATGCCTTTGATCATCGCGCTCAGGGCACCGTCTTTGGCTCGGGTGCTGGGGCGGTGGCGCTCCGTCGACTGGGCGATGCAGTCGCGGACGGCGACCATATCTGGGCCGTGATCAAAGGCTCTGCCATAAACAATGACGGCGCCGCCAAGGCCGGTTATCTGGCGCCCTCGGTAGACGGGCAGTCCGCCGCCGTGCGGAAGGCGCTGACAGCGGCGCGCGTGAATCCCGAGACCATAGACTATGTGGAATGTCACGGCACCGGCACCTATATCGGCGACCCCATCGAGGTGGCCGCCCTCACAGAGGCCTATCGCGACGGCACGGACGCCAAGGGCTATTGCCGGATTGGGTCGGTCAAAACCAATATCGGTCATCTCGATACCGCCGCTGGCGTGGCGGGTTTTGTAAAAACCGCGCTGGCACTGGAGCACAAAACCCTGCCGCCCTCGCTTGGCTTTGAGAAGCCGAACCCAACAATCGATTTTGAAACCTCGCCTTTTCAGGTCAACGACGCATTGCGCCCATGGATGTCCCACAAGGGCCCGCGCCGCGCAGCCGTGAATGCACTTGGCGTTGGGGGCACCAACGCGCATGCCATCCTCGAAGAGGCCCCGGTGCGCGCTGCCTCCGAGGAAAGCGATTTCCCGTTTCAGGTGCTCTGCCTCTCTGGCCAGACCAAAGCCGCGCTCGAGGCCAACACCCAGAACCTGATCGCCTATCTGCGCGCCAATCCCGAGGTTGAACTGGCCGATGTGGCCTTTACGCTCAAGGAAGGCCGCAGAGGGTTCGCCAAACGCCGCGTTGTGGTGGCCGAAACCGCCACCGAAGCCGCTGACAAGTTGGAAGCGGCCAATCCACGCGAGGTCTTCACCCATGATCACCTCGGTCCGCAGCCCGAAACCGTCTTTATGTTCCCCGGCGGTGGAGCGCAGTTTGCGGGTATGGCGCGTGATCTCTATGAGACCGAACCAGTCTTTGCGGATTGGATGGATCAGGGTCTGGATCACCTGGAAAAGAGCCTCGATTTTGACATCCGCGCGCTGTGGCTGCCTGAACCGGGTGAAGAGGCCAGCGCCAATGCGGCCCTCTTGAAACCTTCGGTGCAACTGCCACTCATTATGATCGTGGAATACGCGCTGGCGCAGCTATGGATCAGCTGGGGCGTTCGGCCCGCCGCCATGGTGGGGCACTCGATGGGCGAAAATACCGCGGCCTGTCTCGCGGGTGTAATGCGCTTTGAAGACTGCATCGACCTCGTACAACTGCGCGGGCGCTTGTTCGACACGATCGAGCCCGGTGGCATGTTGTCGATCTCGCTGCCGCTGGCAGAGGTGGAGACGCTGGTGGGCGAGGATCTGGACATCGCCAGCGTCAACGCCCCGGAACTCACCGCTGTCTCCGGCCCCAATGATCGCCTCGACGCCCTGTCCGAGCAACTTCGGGCGCGCGGCGTGGAGTTCCAGCGCATTCCCATCGATATTGCCGCCCACAGCCGCATGCTCGAACCTATCCTCGGCGCATATGGTGATTTCCTGCGCCGCCTTGATCTGCAACCTCCGACCCTTCCGGTGATGTCCAACCGCACCGGTCAGCCGCTCACGGCGGAACAGGCGATGAGCGCGGACTACTGGGTCGAGCAGCTGCGCAATACCGTGCGCTTTGCGGATTGCATCGAAACGCTCGGGGCCACCAAGGGACGCGTCTATCTTGAGGTAGGTCCCGGCAAGGCGCTGAGCGCTCTGGCTCAGATGTCTCCTGAAGTGGCACCGGGGCAGGTGCTGAGTTCTCTGCGTCACCCCGATCAAGACATTGCAGATGATGCCTATTTCTTTGGCGTAATCGGGCGCCTGTGGGCTTGCGGCGTCGAAGCGGATTGGCCGCAGGTCTGGGGCGACGCGCAGCGCAACCGCCTGAGCCTGCCCACCTACGCGTTCCAGCGCAACCGATACTTCATCGAGCCGGGGAAATCGGTGCAGCAACCCGAAGCCGCCCTGCCCGAACACCACAAAGACATGGCCGACTGGGGCTATCGCCCGGCCTGGCGGCCACGGCTGGCCGATTGTGCACTCGACATTGAAAACGACCTCGCGCTTGAGCCGCACAGCTGGCTCATTTTCGAAGATACCACGGGACAGGGGGCCGCCTGCGCCGAGGCGCTTCTCGCAGCCGGGCACCGCGTCGCGCGCGTGCGCGCAGGTGATACATATGCGCAGCTTGCACCCGATCTCTACCAACTGGCTCCCGAGGAGGGGCGATTTGGAACCGAAGCGCTGCTGGCGGATCTGACCGAGGCGGGCTATTTCCCAGATCGGATCGCACATTTCTGGCTGGTCACGGAAACTGAAGAGTACCGGCCGGGCTCTTCGTTCTTTGACCGCAACGTTGAGATGGGGCTGATGTCCCTTACGGCATTAGGTCAGGCGCTGGCGCAGGCCGATTTGCCGCACTCCGTGCATCTGAGCGTGATGACCACTGGTGCCATGCAGGTCCACGGCGAGTCCCTGCCCTATCCTGAAAAGGCGATGATCTCCGGGCCTGCCGGGATCATCCCGCGCGAGATCCCAGGTGTCACTGTCGCCACTTGCGACATCGAATTACCGCAAGCTCCAACCGGCTGGAACGCGCTCCTTGGGGGGTCAGCCCCTGCATGCATCACAACGCGGCTCCTCGAAGAGCTGCTTGCCATGCCAGGCAACCACAGCGCTGCTTGGCGCGGTGAAAAACGCTTTGAGCTTGACTACCGCCCGCTTCCTCTCTCGGAGCCGGACGCACGTGATCTGCCGCTCAAGAAAGGTGGCCATTACCTCCTGACGGGCGGCTACGGCGGCATTGGGCTAACGATTGCGGAACATCTGATGCGCACTTACGAGGCGCGAGTGACGCTTTTGTCGCGCGAAACGCTGCCGCCCCGCGCAGACTGGGGCAGAGAGCTGCGCCGCCGCAGCCCGTCCGATCGGATCGCGCAGCGCATCCGCGCGGTTCAGAAACTGGAGGCCACCGGACGCGGAGAGGTGCTGACGCTGAGCGCAGATGTCTGCAATCTTCAAGAAATGCGGGATGCTGCCGAGGCCGCCTCTGCTGCCTTTGGTCCGATCTCCGGCCTCTTCCATGGCGCCGGCTTTATCGCCGATGCGCCCCTCTTGGCCAAAACCGACCGGCAGATCGCTGAGGTGCTCGCGCCGAAAGTGAGTGGTTTGCGGGTTCTGGATCAGGTTTTCCCGGATGGCACCATTGATCTCATGGTGCTGTTCTCATCCTCGTCGACCGTCACGCGCCCCGCAGGGCAGGTAGATTATGTCGCAGCCAATGAGTTCCTCAATGCATGGGCAAAATCCCGACAGGGCGCTCAAACCCACGTGGTGGCGCTGGACTGGGGGATCTGGGCGGATACCGGCATGGCAGCGGACGCCATGGCCGCCCGGCGCGGCAGCGCTGCGCCTTCGGAACCACAGCCCTCAGAGGCCGCGCTCTGGCAAACCCAAGGATTTGATCGGAACGGCACGCCCATATTCAAAAGCCGCTTTGAGGCGGACAAACACTGGCTCCTCGATGAGCACCGCACCAAAGATGGCAGGGCCCTCATCCCCGGCACGGGCAATGTTGAGTTGATAGCCGAAGGGCTGACCGCGCTCGACGTCTCGCCACCATTTGAAATCCGCGATCTCTATTTTTTGCAGCCCTTTGTGGTTGAGGACGGCAGTCCGCGCGAAGCAGTGATGCATCTGGCTCCCACTCAAGGCGGCTATGACGTCCAGATCCACGCCGAAACCTCGGAAGGATACGCGCGCACCGCAGAGGCCGAAGTCGTGTCGCGTGCGCTGGACGCAGAGACCCCGCAGCTTTCGTTGGAGGCCATTGCCGCCCGCTGCACACCCAAAGCCGCAGATCCGGCAAGCGAGCGCCTGACATCGCCACAGGAGGCAAATCTGCGCTTTGGTCCACGGTGGCATGTGCTGCAATCCATGGCCCTTGGTCGCGATGAGGGGCTCGCCAAACTGTCGCTGCCGGATCTGGCCGACCAAGACGGGACACTTCTACACCCGGGCTTGCTGGACCTTGCAACCGGCTGGGCCATCGAATTGGCACCGGGATATGAGCCAAGCACGCTCTGGGTACCGGTGTCTTATGGATCGATCCGGGTCCACGCGCCCTTGGTGAAAACCGTCTTTAGCCACGTGCGCCTTGCGCAAGAAGGCGGCGAACGCGGCTCCGTGCTCTTTGACATCACCCTCTGCGACGAGACCGGGAACGTGCTGGTCGAGATCTCGCATTTCCGCATGCAACAGCTGAGCGGCGGCTTTGATCTCTTGCCCGCTCGCACCGACACCACAGCCGCCGCGCTTGGCCTCACCTCGGAGGCGGAGATACAGCCCCTTTCGCCGGATGAACGTCGTTTGCTGGCCAATCTCGAGAATGGCATTCGCAGTGAAGAGGGTGGCGCAGCGCTCGAGCGCGCACTCGCCGCAAAGCAGCCTCAGGTCATTGTCTCTTCGCTCGATCTTTCGGCCCTGCGCGCGCAGGCGGAAAACGGGGCTGAAATCACGTCAGAGAGCGAAGGTCAGAGCTTTGAGCGCCCAGATCTGGATACGGATTATGTGGCGCCCAGCACCGAAACCGAAGAAACGCTCGCGGGGCATTTTGCAAGCCTTCTGGGCCTCTCGCGCGTTGGTGTAGAGGACAGCTTCTTTGATCTTGGGGGGCATTCCCTGATCGCAGTCCGTCTCTTTGCTCAGATCAAACGCAGCTTTGGGGTGGAGTTTGCGATGTCAGTCCTGTTCGACGCCCCCACTGTCGGAGCCCTGGCGCAACGCATTGATAAGGAGGCCGGCCCTCCGGCGGTCACGGTCACATCTACCAGCGACACGGAAACCACCACCCCGCAGAGCTACAGTCACCTGGTCCGCCTTGCGCCCGGCGAAAATGGCGAAGCGGCGCCGATGTTCATCGTTGCGGGCATGTTCGGAAACGTTCTGAACCTGCGCCATCTTGCTCAAATCCTGGGAGAAGATCGCCCTGTCTATGGCCTGCAGGCGCGCGGGCTGATTGGCGCGGATGAACCCCATGAGCGGATCGAAGACGCGGCGCGCGACTATATCGCTGAGATGCGGCTGGTGCAGCCGGAGGGGCCCTATCTGATTGGTGGTTTCTCGGGCGGCGGCATCACCGCCTATGAAATCGCGCAACAGCTCAAGGCCTCCGGCGACGCTGTGGACGCACTTGTGCTTCTTGATACGCCGCTTCCGGTGCGCCCCGACCTGAAACCGATCGACAAGACCCTGATCAAGATCGCCGAAATCCGCGCCAAAGGGCCCGGGTTTGTGACCGAATGGGCGCGCAACCGCATTGCCTGGGAAATCCGCAAACGCCAGAGCCGCCCGTCCGAAGGGGCAGAGAATGCAGGCTTCAACAATCGTAAGATCGAATTGGCATTTTTGCGCGCTGTTGCCAGCTACACTGTGCAGCCCTGGAATGGACCGGTCACGCTCTATCGCCCGGTGCTGGACCAGCACTGGAAGGTCTCTGGCGGCCAGTGGGTGAGCCGCGAGCGCGAGTATGTTTATCCGGACAATGACTGGAAGCAGTTCGCTCCTGCGCTGGATGTATGCGAGGTGCCCGGCGATCATGATGGCATGGTGCTAGCGCCCAACGTCAGCGTTCTTGGCAAGAAAATCCGCGATCTGCTGGCGGCAACCAACAGTCGCGCGACCCGGCCTCACGACAGCTCTAAGGCGGCGGAGTAA
- a CDS encoding glycosyltransferase family 2 protein, with translation MARNTILTIILNFRTPAMTLKAAEAALEEMEDLPGEVLIIDNGSGDGSFEALQAGAAARGWLDSGRLRIEASPVNGGFGAGMNIGFRALLSDGTRPDFFYLLNSDAFPEQDCISTLRDFLLKTSEAGLAGSYVHGEDGTPHCTLFRFPTIASEFEGAARTGFISRLLKHAIVPLDIPSAVQQVDWTAGASMMIRRNVIEAVGGFDETFFLYFEETELCHRAARAGWRTYYVPHSTITHVGSASTGMKTWARTPEFWLDSRLHYFTQSHGALYAVAATCARLLGGSIYGLRRLISDKPRADAPHFYGDLTRHHVKRALRPRPAPRPARPFAPDPVLEDNKS, from the coding sequence ATGGCGCGCAACACGATCCTCACGATCATCCTGAATTTTCGCACGCCTGCCATGACCCTCAAAGCGGCAGAAGCCGCATTGGAGGAGATGGAAGACCTGCCGGGCGAGGTGCTGATAATCGACAATGGCTCGGGTGATGGATCTTTCGAGGCTCTGCAGGCAGGCGCCGCCGCGCGCGGCTGGCTTGACAGCGGACGGTTGCGCATCGAGGCCTCCCCTGTGAACGGCGGGTTTGGTGCCGGCATGAATATCGGCTTTCGCGCATTGCTTTCGGACGGTACGCGGCCGGACTTCTTTTATCTGCTCAATTCGGACGCGTTTCCGGAACAAGACTGCATCTCCACCCTGAGGGACTTCTTGCTCAAGACGTCCGAGGCGGGGCTTGCAGGATCTTATGTCCATGGTGAGGACGGTACTCCGCATTGTACGCTCTTTCGATTTCCAACAATCGCAAGCGAATTTGAAGGGGCCGCGCGTACAGGTTTCATTTCGCGTTTGTTGAAACATGCCATCGTGCCCTTGGACATTCCATCTGCCGTGCAACAGGTGGACTGGACCGCCGGAGCCAGCATGATGATCCGCCGCAACGTGATCGAAGCCGTCGGCGGGTTTGACGAGACGTTCTTTCTCTACTTCGAGGAAACCGAACTGTGCCACCGCGCTGCGCGTGCGGGCTGGCGCACCTATTACGTCCCACACAGCACGATCACCCATGTCGGATCGGCCTCGACCGGAATGAAGACGTGGGCGCGCACGCCAGAGTTCTGGCTCGACTCGCGGCTTCACTATTTCACGCAGAGCCACGGAGCGCTCTATGCGGTTGCCGCGACCTGCGCACGGCTCCTCGGAGGGTCAATTTATGGCTTGCGTCGCCTGATATCCGACAAGCCCCGGGCTGATGCGCCACATTTTTATGGCGACTTGACGCGCCATCATGTCAAACGCGCGCTTCGGCCACGTCCCGCACCGCGCCCCGCACGGCCCTTTGCACCTGACCCCGTCTTGGAGGACAACAAGTCATGA